Sequence from the Candidatus Methanomethylicota archaeon genome:
TGATTGGAGAGAACTGCTTAATAGAGAACTCCTACATCGGCCCATACACGAGCGTTGGCAGGAATTCGAAAATTGTCAACAGCTCCATCGAGTATTCCGTGATTCTGGAAGGGGCCCAAATAATCGATGTTGAAAGGCTTGAGGAAAGCTTAATAGGAAGGAATGCGAAGGTTACAAAGAACAGGGAAAGAAGATTTATAAGGCTTAATTTGGGGGACTGGTCGGAAGTGAGCATATAGATCTTATT
This genomic interval carries:
- a CDS encoding glucose-1-phosphate thymidylyltransferase, which translates into the protein VLAVNARVLDEKARERIEGEIASSKIEGRVEVGKGTKVLNSVIRGPSVIGENCLIENSYIGPYTSVGRNSKIVNSSIEYSVILEGAQIIDVERLEESLIGRNAKVTKNRERRFIRLNLGDWSEVSI